A window of Chlorobium phaeobacteroides DSM 266 genomic DNA:
TCAAAAAAGGGTATCGTCCGGGTGACATTGCAGCCCTTCTGCTTCCCGGTTCGCCCGAGTATGTGCTGATCCTCCTCGGACTGCTCAAAGCAGGCCTGATCAGCGCGCCCCTGAACAACCGTTTTCCGGAGAAACAGCTTTCGCTTGCTCTTGAACAACTGCAACCCCCGCTTCTCCTGACGGAGGCTGATTCGGGGATGCAGAAAAACCGCATGACGACGCTCTCGATCCACGACCTGCTCAAGGAAGCCGAAAGCGCATCCCCGGAGCCGGAGTTTCCTGTCAATGAGAGCCGCGAGCGCCCTGTAACCATCATTCACACCTCGGCAAGCTCGGGAAAACCGAAAGCCGCAGTACACAGTTTCAGCAATCACTGGTTCAGCGCTCTTGGATCGGCCTCTAATCTGCCGCTTGAAAAGGGGGACTGCTGGCTCCTCTCCCTGCCGCTCTTTCATATCGGCGGCTATGCCGTGCTCTTCAAAGCCCTGCTTTCAGGTTCATCGGTTGCCCTGCCGGATCCGTCTGACTCTCTTGAAGAGTGTTTGCGGATGTTCTCTCTGACCCATCTCTCGCTGGTACCGACCCAGTTGTACCGCCTGCTGCGACAACCGTCGATCATCCCTGCCCTTGCTTCGCTCAAAGCGCTCCTGCTCGGAGGAAGTCCGATACCCCCTGCCCTGCTTGCCGACACGATCCGCAAAGGCATTCCGGTCTATCTCAGCTACGGATCGACCGAGATGAGCTCTCAAATCGCAACCACGCCGAATCCGGCAGACTCCATGCAGGAAAACAGCGGCAGAATACTTCCCTTTCGCGAAGTTATGACCGATGCTGAGGGAGAGATACTTTGCAAAGGAGAGTGCCTCTTTCAGGGTTATCTGCAAAATGGCCGGATTGAACCGCAAACAGACGGCGACGGCTGGTTTCATACGAACGATATCGGGAGAAT
This region includes:
- the menE gene encoding o-succinylbenzoate--CoA ligase, giving the protein MDIINQAALRFADSPLLVTREKTLSFRECSVKASQIANTLFKKGYRPGDIAALLLPGSPEYVLILLGLLKAGLISAPLNNRFPEKQLSLALEQLQPPLLLTEADSGMQKNRMTTLSIHDLLKEAESASPEPEFPVNESRERPVTIIHTSASSGKPKAAVHSFSNHWFSALGSASNLPLEKGDCWLLSLPLFHIGGYAVLFKALLSGSSVALPDPSDSLEECLRMFSLTHLSLVPTQLYRLLRQPSIIPALASLKALLLGGSPIPPALLADTIRKGIPVYLSYGSTEMSSQIATTPNPADSMQENSGRILPFREVMTDAEGEILCKGECLFQGYLQNGRIEPQTDGDGWFHTNDIGRIDEKGMITVLGRKDNMFISGGENIHPEEIEKALLDMEGILQAVVVPVIDKEYGSRPAAFIQTEESEKPDDEAIAGYIRKKLGKLKTPVKITRTLQWETLAGSQKIDRKQYRQLAGEALVPTIEPSPPDV